AGACTTCCGGGAGCTCTGTACCGAGGCAGAGGCGTTCCTGGGTGGGACCTATGCCGAGTACCTCGAGTCGCTCGGTCGAAAAGTCCCCAGCTGGGCGTGGATGAACTTGGTTGCCCACGGCACAGAGGCCGACATCTCTGCGGTCGCCCGAAGCGACAACCATTGGGACGAATCGGCCATTTGGAGCACCGGTTGGCACCGGATGGTCTCCTTCCTGGCTGCCGACCTGTTGACCCTGGCCCGAACAACGGATCAGACCGTGTCGGCTCTCCAGCGTGAAGTCCTCGTCCCGCTGGAGCTCGATCTGGCGAGAGAGCACTACGGGCGACGGCTAGGTGCCGCACAGTTGGTGAGCGTTGTCCTGGCAGCCCTCCATGGCCATCCGAGCGCCAGCGGATAGGAGAAGGAACTCGGTGCACACGATCCGTCCCCCTCGGCTCGATCTGTCGAGAGCGGGAACCCGTGCTTAGGGTGGATGTCACAGATGTATCCGACGTGGCCGTGTGCCACGTCGCCGGTGACCTGGACGGGACGACGGCGTCGCGCTTCAGGCGGGCCTTTGTGCCCTGCGTCGGACCGCCCCGGTTGGTTATCGACCTGTCGGAAATGGTCTTCATCGACGGCGCAGGTCTTACAGCTCTCGTCGGAAGCATCCGGCGGGCCCGCGAGCTATCCACCGAGGTTGCTGTTTCATGTGATCGAGCTTGTCTTCGCACGGTGCTCGAGCACGTCGGCTTGACTCTGATTGTCAGGGTGTCTGACCGGATCGAGGACGCTCTGGCCGAGGTGCGCTCGGCCTCTGTCCTGCGTCGGCCGTCCGAATAAGCCTCCCCCCTGAGGCGCCAGCCACACTCGTTCGACAAGTCAGGGGGGTCTACCAGGGGGTCGCCCCGGTGCGAATAGGCGGGCAGCGGATCAATGATCGCTTATGCCGCTTACCAAGGAGCGATCATGATTCGCAACAGAGCTACTGCGGTCCTTGCCAGCACGGCGGCGGTGCCGCTCATCGCCCTGACCGCCGCCGCTTGTAGTAGCGGCGGTGGGGGTGCCAGCGCATCGCCGACTCCCGCCAAGACGACCACCGGGCAGCCGGCCACGGTCGGGGTTGCCAACAGCGGCTTGGGCCAGATCCTCGTCGACTCCCAGGGACGCACCCTCTATCTGTTCCAGAAGGACTCGGGGACGACCAGCGCCTGCACCGGCGCCTGCGCCACCGCCTGGCCTCCGCTCCGGGCGAGCGGCCAGCCCACAGCCGGTAGCGGGGCGAACTCCTCGCTGCTCGGGACGACACAGCGGTCCGACGGGAATCCGCAGGTGACCTACAACGGCCGCCCCGTCTACACCTTCACCGGCGACCAGAAGGCCGGTGCCACCAACGGCCAGGGCGTGAACGCCTTCGGCGCCAGCTGGTTTGCGCTGACCTCGGCCGGGAACCAGGCCGCGGGCCAGTCATCGGGTGGCGGCAGCTCGAGCTCGGGCGGCGCCAGTGGCTACTAACCCGGCATTCCTGGCTGGCGTAGGCACCTCCGTGTTGGCGATCGTCGCCCTCGCTCGCCAGCGGCGGGCCCTGGTGCCCGCCCGAGTTGTCAGCGACCACCGCGACCGGCGTCCGAGACGCTCGTCTCCTCTTGACGAAAGGCAGTGACCATGCAGACTTCCGACCTCCTACGCGATCGCCGCCGACGTGGTCCAACAACAGCTGAGCGCATCACGGCCAAGCGACTGCTCGACTACAGCGCCGCCGGACCGACGGGCTCCAGGTCACGACGGGCAGTACTCACGCTCGCTGTGGTCGTCGGGGCGGCGCTGGTCGCCACTACCGGCGCCATCCACCTGCACCTGTGGGCCAGTGGCTACCGGACCATACCCACCATCGGCCCGCTCTTCCTCTTCCAGGGCATCGCCGGTGCGGTCCTTGCTGTGGTCCTCGTTGTCTGGCGACGCCTGCTGACAGTGGTGGCGGCAGCCGGCTTCATGATCGCCACCATCGGCGGGCTCCTGCTCAGTGTCTATGTCGGGCTGTTCGGTTTCACGGACACCCTGGCGGCTCCCTTCGCCGGCATGTCCCTGGGGGTAGAAAGTGCGGGCGCCGTCGTCCTGGGAGCGATCGCCATCACGCTCGTACTTGGGCAGTTCGAGAGTGACAAGTGAGGCGCCACGCCATGCGATCGGCCAGCGGTGCGCCGGGATTGTTATCCCGAGCCCGGTTCGTTGCCTAACCCGGTGAGGCCGAGATGGAGGAGTGCCGGGATCTAGCACTCCGCCCCATTGGCTTGTTCGTGCTCGGCCCGGACGTTGTGGTTATGGGTGCAAGCGCCATGTCAACGAAGCGCTCAGCTGAAGGAGTCAACGCAGTGTCCCGATGAGCGACTACGACCTTGCGCCTGACTGCTGGCGTGGGGCTCGCTATGACACAGCCCAGCCGACTTGCCAAATCCGCTAGCGGTCTCGGCAGGAGGGTTGCTCCCGCTCCAGCCAGGACCAGGGGCAGCAACGCCTCTCGCTGGGCGGTGACGACGGCGACGTTGGGGGCCAGGCCAGCGGTGGTGAACGCCTCGTCGAGGAGGCGGCGGGTGGAGGTCTCGGGCGGACCAGCCACCAACGGCATCCCCGCCAGACGTCGGAGGGGGAGGGGCGACCGGGCGTCGGACCCCGGGGGCAGCACCATGAGGAAATCCTGGTCGCCGAGGCTGTGGACCACGAGTCCGGGAGCCGTCACGGCCTCGGTGATGCCCACCTCGCTCCGGCCGCTGCGAACCAGGTTGACCAAGGACGCGGTGTCCTCCGGGGCAGACAGAACGACCCGCACTCCCGGATGGGCACGCCGAAAGGATCCCACGATCGGCCCCACGGGGTGCACGGCGAGGGTGGGCAGCGCAGACAGATCGAGCTGTCCGGCGGCCAGGCCAGCGACCGCCCTCACCGCGGCCTGTCCTGTGTCGACGTCCCGAAGGGCCTGGCGCGCCGGGCCGACCAGGGCTTCGCCGGCCGCCGTGAGCTGCACGGAGCGACCAAGGCGGTGGAACATCGCGGTCCCGAGCTCTCCCTCGAGCTCCCCGACTGCTTGCGACACCGCCGGCTGGGACATTCCCAGAGCGTCAGCGGCCCGGCTGAAGCCGCCGTTATCGGCCACAGCGAGGAAGAGGGTCAACCGGCGTAGATCCATAACTAATATCAATACTATCTAGCGGAATCGCCTCTTTGACCTTTCGCTTGCCCAGGAAGACCATTGACGCATGGGCGACT
The genomic region above belongs to Acidimicrobiales bacterium and contains:
- a CDS encoding LysR substrate-binding domain-containing protein encodes the protein MTLFLAVADNGGFSRAADALGMSQPAVSQAVGELEGELGTAMFHRLGRSVQLTAAGEALVGPARQALRDVDTGQAAVRAVAGLAAGQLDLSALPTLAVHPVGPIVGSFRRAHPGVRVVLSAPEDTASLVNLVRSGRSEVGITEAVTAPGLVVHSLGDQDFLMVLPPGSDARSPLPLRRLAGMPLVAGPPETSTRRLLDEAFTTAGLAPNVAVVTAQREALLPLVLAGAGATLLPRPLADLASRLGCVIASPTPAVRRKVVVAHRDTALTPSAERFVDMALAPITTTSGPSTNKPMGRSARSRHSSISASPG